Genomic segment of bacterium:
TAAACTTTGATTAAAACCCGGCTTTGTCTAAGAAGAACATAATTAATATTACATGTGCTGTTAAAAGGATTCGGATATACATAAACACATGGCTGATCAATATTCTTATTCTTTTCTTCTTCTACTGCCGAATAATTATTTTCAATAGAGGCGTGAAAACCATTTACAAAAGCATCATCAATTTTAATATAAGAAGACCCCGAATTTTTCGATTTAATCTTAATATTTAAAATAGGGCTGTCCCCTGAGTTATTTTCTTCATCCCTCAGGCAAAAAGCTATTACAGCTTTGCCTCTGTCTGCTGAAATATTTGTTTGGAATGTCAGTAATGGTACTGCAGGCGAAATATGAATTATTTTTGAAGAATGGGGATTAAACTCCAACGACACTTTTGAAGATAGCAGGCCCGCACCCTTGATATACACAGGTACTATGTAATATCCGTCTTCTTTATAATTCTTCTGCTGTGAGCCAAGAGAAACCGAGTACAGGCCTGAAAGGCCCTGATTATTCCAGCCGCCCTTAACATCTCCTTTTACTGCAGCATAAATAACTTCTGCACTTGTATCTTTTGTTAATGAATTCAACTGCACTGAAGGAGGATTAAAAACCCATCTGCCTATAAGACTGTTTGCAGTATCAATGCCTACAACATGATTAAGAATTTCCAAAGCATCATTAATAGTGACAAGACTATCACCATCCACATCTGCCGCTTGCTTTTCCATATATCCCAAAGTATCAATCCCCATGGCATAGCGTGCAGTTAAAGCAGCATCAAAAGCTGATATTTCCGTATCCGTATTATCCTTAAAAGGAGTGATTCTGACTGCAGTTGTCTCTATCGGCACACTCATCATATATCGTCCGTTATCATCAGAAAATACATTATTCTCAATACTTTGATCACTTTGCATGTATACATTGCTTACCGGCAATCCTGAAGAAAAATAAACTACTTCTCCTGATATCTCTCTATAGGAACGCGGTTTAAGAATAAAAGTTTCCGTAGAATCTATAAGCCCGGAAGAAAAAGCTATAATTAAAGATGAATCCGCATTACCCATGAATACCGAGTCAATAAACGCTATTCCCATAGTATCAGTATAGACTTTACTGCTGCCTGCCAAAACAGCATCGCCTTCCTTAACACGGAACTGAACAGGGACATTTCCCACTCCCTTTCCGAATCCATCTGTTATTTTTACCTTAATCGAATCTCTTATAAATTTACCCGTATATTCCTCAAATTCTTTTTTCCCCGATGGATTAAGGTAAAGAGGAAGGGTCATAAATGCGTCAAAAAATATGTCTGTCATGTGCAGATAACCCTTGCGATTCGGATGTGTACCATCAGGAGACAGCATAGTTTTAATATCAAATGTTGAATATTGATCAACAAGTTTTAAGATACCTGGAGGGATAGTCGCCAGTTCTCCCCTGTTTGCAGCTTCCACAATCTGGCTCACTGCTTCATTAAATTCTCCGATCTGCTGCACATGCCTGCTCCTTTTGGGAATAATTTTGCAGACAAAAATTGTTTGCAGGTCATTTCCTTTTGTTCCGTTATGCCAATTTAAAAGAAACTCAATAAGATGGCCAAGCCTCCCTGATACACTTCTGTTAAAAGTTAATCCTCCGTCGTAGGAATAAGGGATTACTTCTCCGCCCAGCCAAAAATCATTTGTCCCAAGATGAATTACCGCAATTGTAGGCTTGTATCTTGACATATCAGGCCCTACATTAAATGAAGCATTACCGGCTATTCCGGAATAAAAATCTCCAATAACTGCTCCTGATTTATAATGCCCCCTAAACGGATTAATACCTGCTGATCCCACAAGAACTAACGGAAAGCCGATATTTTTCAATCTATAGTACAGTTCATCTCTGAAACCAAGCCCGTCTGGACTTCCTTTCCCAACTGTTATAGAATTACCAAGCAAAATTACCCGGTGTACAAATCCCTCAAAGCTGTATGAGGAAGAGGCTGAAATTAAAAAAAGTATTATAATCAATGCATTTTTATTCCGAACCATCCTGCTGCCTTACAGTAAATTATTCTACAGGGAAAAGGGCAAACTCTTTTTAAAAAAGCCGCCCTTTTAATTTACTGAATTCAACCCTCTTTTGCACTTGTTATTTCATTTTTACCATACGTTTTGTAATAACTTTTCCTGCACATTCCAGCCGATAAATATATATCCCGGTAGAAGCCTCGTTACCGTCATTACCGAGGCCATTCCATTCAACATTATAATATCCTGGAGCCTGATGCTGATCAACAAGAGTAGCGACCTTCTGGCCCATCATATTGTAAACAGACAAGCTGACTCTTCCGGCATCTGATATTTGATAAAATATTTTTGTTCCCGGATTGAACGGATTCGGATAATTCTGCCCCAAAACAAAATTCGTTGGTAAAGGTACTGTAACTCTTACAGGGCCGAATTGCCGCTGTGCATTATTTGCCCCCACGTCAATTATCTTATAATAATAGGTTTGTCCTACTATTATATTCTTATCAAAGAATTCATATAACCGATCTGTACTTGACGGGATAATATCCTCTGTTACCGGAGAGTATTCTCCATTTTCTGTTTTACTTCTATAAACCAGGAATCCTTTATTTCCTTCTTCGTAAACAGTTTCCCAAAATATTCTGATCCGCCTTGATAGTAGATCAAAAGCAGCACCGAAGTCTGCGAACTGGACAGCAACTTTGACAGATACATTCCACTGGAATTGACTGTCATTACTGTAACCTATTTCATCACTTACAATTACTGAAACAATTTGCTGTCCAGTAAAATTGTACGGGAACATATGTTCTAATATTGGGGAATCACTTCCTGTTGAAGTACCATCAATTTTCCAATTATAATGAAGCGGATCCTTATCCGGATCACTTGCATTAACCATAAACGTAATAGTTTGTCCACCAATTATTGACGTATCTCTATCAGATGGGACTGTTGATACAATTACAGGGAACCTGTTTGCCTTTGTGACATGGAGTGAAATAGTGTCTGCATCACATCCGCCCTTACCATCTCTGACACGAAGAATAATTGAATAATTTCCTTCCTGTTCATATGTCGGAGTCCATCTGAATACAGCAGTCATATCCGTCTGTTTTTCTACTTTTGAACCTAATGGCGGAAATAAATTACCCATCTGAAATGAAAGCCCGTCTCCGTCTGGATCAGGATTAGCAACAAGGCCGATTATAAACTCTTCATCTTCCTGAGGGTAGTAATCTGACTTCATATCATCTCTATTCAAAGTAGGCGAAGATGAATTATAAACAGTTTCAAGATTAAATACTACTGTATTCCCTAGAAACGCAGAAATTACAGTCTGTCCGGTTGTTGCTCCGGCCTTGATAAATATTGAAGCAATTCCATTATTGTCGCTTCTCACATAATTTGTTCCGCTAATCGAACCCGGGCCTGATTCTTTATTGAATCTCACAGTCTTATTCGGAACAGGATTACCATATTCATCTATCACTTTGACCCTTAAAGGATCAACAAATAATTTGCCAATCGCACCTTTCTGCAAATCACCTGATTTCAGAAAACCTTCGGAAAATTCCCCATCAAGCTTAACTATTTTCTGTACTTTATTGGACTGGCACAATTCATTAAATACAAAAGGCGATCCGGCCATGTACGGAGCAACTGCCTCAACTGTAATAACACCTGCTGTATCCCCAAGAGTAATTTTGGCAGATGCATAACCTGTTGAACCTGTCTTCTTAATTACACTCTTCAGCCCTTCGATTTTTGCATCCCCCTTCAGGATATTAAAGGTAACTGAAAAATCTGAAACGGGGTTTCCATAATCATCTGTTATTTTCACTTTTAACGGTTCGGGCAGCTGTTCACCAAGA
This window contains:
- a CDS encoding T9SS type A sorting domain-containing protein yields the protein MVRNKNALIIILFLISASSSYSFEGFVHRVILLGNSITVGKGSPDGLGFRDELYYRLKNIGFPLVLVGSAGINPFRGHYKSGAVIGDFYSGIAGNASFNVGPDMSRYKPTIAVIHLGTNDFWLGGEVIPYSYDGGLTFNRSVSGRLGHLIEFLLNWHNGTKGNDLQTIFVCKIIPKRSRHVQQIGEFNEAVSQIVEAANRGELATIPPGILKLVDQYSTFDIKTMLSPDGTHPNRKGYLHMTDIFFDAFMTLPLYLNPSGKKEFEEYTGKFIRDSIKVKITDGFGKGVGNVPVQFRVKEGDAVLAGSSKVYTDTMGIAFIDSVFMGNADSSLIIAFSSGLIDSTETFILKPRSYREISGEVVYFSSGLPVSNVYMQSDQSIENNVFSDDNGRYMMSVPIETTAVRITPFKDNTDTEISAFDAALTARYAMGIDTLGYMEKQAADVDGDSLVTINDALEILNHVVGIDTANSLIGRWVFNPPSVQLNSLTKDTSAEVIYAAVKGDVKGGWNNQGLSGLYSVSLGSQQKNYKEDGYYIVPVYIKGAGLLSSKVSLEFNPHSSKIIHISPAVPLLTFQTNISADRGKAVIAFCLRDEENNSGDSPILNIKIKSKNSGSSYIKIDDAFVNGFHASIENNYSAVEEEKNKNIDQPCVYVYPNPFNSTCNINYVLLRQSRVLIKVYDILGREIVVLFDGIDQQGWHSVIWDGKNSNGDNVMSGIYFARFSIDENDFVQKIQLIR